Proteins encoded together in one Candidatus Dadabacteria bacterium window:
- a CDS encoding methyltransferase domain-containing protein, with amino-acid sequence MSQRAHQGEVAGTRWTPCQYLKFSQERLQPAIELLDRIPLEVPDVIYDLGCGSGHITHFLAKRWPSSRVYGIDNSPQMLAEAAAEPSTIHWADADIRSWVPEENPDLIYSNASLHWVDGHSELFTRLASYLNPGGCLAVQMPLSWDLPSHRLMRDTLADGGPEGKPVGEASLLAALSNKWVEDSDFYYDILSPCTRRLDIWETRYLHALEGDDPVFEWVMGSGLRPILNGLPDAERNRFLEVYKQRLRGAYPRGSGDRTLYPFPRLFISILATHKAGAVQVPINKTANKVYNFQIMPAPVCRS; translated from the coding sequence ATGTCGCAAAGAGCGCACCAAGGTGAAGTTGCCGGAACGCGCTGGACCCCCTGTCAGTACCTGAAGTTTTCCCAAGAGCGTCTGCAACCGGCCATTGAGTTGCTGGATCGTATACCCCTTGAGGTGCCGGACGTGATCTATGATCTGGGCTGCGGTTCGGGCCACATAACCCATTTTCTGGCGAAGCGCTGGCCCTCATCCAGAGTATATGGTATCGATAACTCACCGCAGATGCTGGCAGAGGCGGCTGCGGAGCCGTCGACCATACACTGGGCGGATGCCGATATCCGCAGCTGGGTGCCTGAGGAAAACCCGGACCTTATTTATTCCAATGCGTCTTTGCACTGGGTTGACGGTCACTCTGAGCTGTTTACGCGCCTGGCGAGCTACCTTAACCCGGGAGGTTGCCTTGCGGTCCAGATGCCGCTTAGCTGGGATCTTCCGTCTCACCGCCTGATGCGGGATACGCTGGCAGATGGGGGTCCCGAGGGGAAGCCCGTCGGCGAGGCCTCACTCCTTGCCGCCTTGTCAAACAAGTGGGTCGAGGATTCAGATTTCTACTACGATATCCTTTCTCCCTGTACGCGACGCCTTGATATCTGGGAAACGCGGTATCTCCATGCGCTGGAAGGCGATGACCCTGTTTTTGAATGGGTTATGGGCAGCGGTCTGCGCCCGATTCTAAATGGTCTGCCCGATGCTGAGCGGAACCGGTTTTTAGAGGTATACAAGCAACGGCTTCGGGGTGCTTATCCTAGGGGTTCGGGGGATCGTACGCTGTACCCCTTCCCTCGCCTGTTCATATCAATTCTTGCCACACACAAAGCAGGTGCTGTTCAGGTCCCGATAAACAAGACGGCAAACAAAGTATATAATTTCCAAATTATGCCAGCCCCTGTTTGCCGCTCTTAG